In a single window of the Bacteroidota bacterium genome:
- the asnB gene encoding asparagine synthase (glutamine-hydrolyzing) — protein MCGINGIIGLNGKSDHREQVQRMNNALAHRGPDDEGIFSENGITLGHRRLSIIDLSSAGHQPMQYEHAGKKYTLIFNGELYNFREIKKELQQEGFVFRTNSDSEVVLAAYAKWKSDCLMQFNGMFAFAVYEHAAGEVFIVRDRMGIKPLYFFQNENEFIFSSEIRGIIASGLMKPEISETQTRDYFLYQTVHAPSTIIAGISMLPPGSYMQIRNNQNGTKKEKEIHQWWSPKIEAGKEKFNYENVKKKVRQLLRDAVECRLVSDVPFGAFLSGGIDSSAIVALMTEVAVSKVKTFSVVFDDSEFSEAVYARRIAEKFKTEHHEIKLSPEDFLHELPAALDAMDHPGGDGPNTYVVSKATKQAGITMALSGLGGDELFCGYSIFKQAAELERKKWLNVVPRAMRSAGGNIASKLKRGVAGDKRKAILSSSAVDFNSAYPFYRMVLMEDQIRTIYDGRTRGGSAFDSAIKNINSGNSSHHLLSRVSMLEIGTYMQNVLLRDTDQMAMAHALEVRVPFLDYKLVEYVLSLPDEIKYPSTPKKLLVDSLGDLLPREIVDRPKMGFTFPWKNWMKNELKSFCEVRLHSLGERKYFNAKGLDELWKKFLQDDPRVTWSRVWPLVALAHWLNKNGIDD, from the coding sequence GTGTGCGGAATTAACGGAATTATCGGCCTTAACGGAAAAAGCGATCATCGCGAACAAGTTCAGCGCATGAACAACGCGCTCGCGCACCGCGGACCCGACGATGAAGGAATTTTTTCTGAGAATGGGATTACGCTTGGTCATCGCCGTCTTTCAATCATCGATCTTTCTTCTGCCGGGCACCAACCGATGCAGTACGAGCATGCCGGAAAAAAATATACACTCATCTTCAATGGTGAATTGTATAATTTCCGGGAAATAAAAAAAGAACTTCAGCAGGAAGGATTTGTTTTCAGAACAAATTCAGATTCCGAAGTTGTTCTTGCTGCGTATGCAAAATGGAAATCTGATTGTCTCATGCAATTCAACGGCATGTTTGCATTTGCAGTTTATGAGCATGCTGCCGGCGAAGTTTTCATTGTAAGAGATCGGATGGGAATAAAACCTTTGTATTTTTTTCAAAATGAAAATGAATTTATTTTTTCCTCTGAAATACGCGGCATCATCGCTTCGGGTTTGATGAAGCCGGAGATCAGCGAAACACAGACCAGGGATTATTTCCTTTACCAGACCGTTCATGCTCCTTCTACGATCATTGCAGGAATTTCAATGCTTCCACCGGGAAGCTATATGCAGATAAGGAATAATCAAAACGGAACGAAGAAAGAAAAAGAAATTCACCAATGGTGGTCACCGAAGATCGAAGCAGGTAAAGAAAAATTTAATTATGAAAATGTAAAAAAGAAAGTGCGCCAATTGCTGCGCGATGCAGTTGAATGCCGTCTTGTTTCTGATGTTCCATTCGGTGCGTTTCTCTCGGGTGGAATTGATTCAAGCGCCATCGTTGCCCTGATGACTGAAGTCGCTGTTTCAAAAGTGAAAACATTTTCAGTAGTGTTTGATGATTCGGAATTCAGTGAAGCGGTTTACGCACGAAGGATCGCGGAGAAATTCAAAACGGAACATCATGAAATAAAATTGTCACCTGAAGATTTTCTGCATGAACTTCCTGCTGCTCTTGATGCGATGGATCATCCCGGTGGAGACGGGCCGAATACTTATGTTGTTTCAAAAGCAACGAAGCAGGCCGGAATTACCATGGCGCTTTCCGGTTTGGGTGGCGATGAACTTTTTTGCGGATACAGTATTTTTAAGCAGGCGGCCGAACTGGAAAGAAAAAAATGGCTGAATGTTGTTCCGCGCGCCATGAGAAGTGCCGGTGGAAATATTGCTTCGAAATTAAAACGTGGAGTTGCCGGCGATAAAAGAAAGGCAATTCTTTCTTCTTCAGCTGTCGATTTTAATTCTGCGTATCCTTTTTACAGGATGGTGCTCATGGAAGATCAGATCAGGACTATTTACGATGGCAGAACCCGGGGAGGAAGCGCATTTGATTCGGCAATAAAAAATATTAATTCCGGCAATTCTTCTCATCATTTACTTTCCCGTGTTTCCATGTTGGAGATAGGAACGTACATGCAGAATGTTCTGTTACGCGATACCGACCAGATGGCCATGGCGCATGCGCTGGAAGTGCGCGTTCCTTTTCTCGATTATAAATTGGTGGAATATGTACTTTCTCTTCCTGATGAAATAAAATATCCGTCAACGCCCAAAAAATTACTGGTAGATTCATTGGGAGATCTTCTCCCGCGTGAAATTGTTGACCGTCCGAAAATGGGATTTACTTTTCCGTGGAAAAACTGGATGAAGAATGAATTGAAAAGTTTTTGCGAAGTGCGGCTGCATTCACTCGGCGAAAGAAAATATTTCAACGCCAAAGGGCTCGATGAACTCTGGAAAAAATTTCTGCAGGATGATCCTCGCGTCACGTGGTCGCGCGTGTGGCCGCTCGTTGCGCTCGCACATTGGCTGAATAAAAACGGGATCGATGACTGA
- a CDS encoding glycosyltransferase family 4 protein: protein MTERKRILIFIDWFLPGEKAGGPVRSCANLMEQLGNEFDFSVVTADTDYTDHIPYKNIKSDQWNILPDGKRVYYISKGELKKETIEKIILDEKPGMVYLNGIWSQAFTHWPLRIAKKNKIRTVVAVRGMLAPSALAIRKTKKNIFLLLAKLGRLFSAVTFHATTEKEKEETRKIFGKVNVLVAGNLPRRSIVNAIAKDKKRDKLRLITVARIAPEKNILFALESLRHVTANVAADFYGPVYDHSYWKECEAMARQLPACVNVEFHEAVDSDSIPALMSAHDVLFLPTRGENFGHVIIEAMQNGLPVLISDKTPWKFLAKNYAGWDLPLNDAKTFARKINEIAEMDERAFRPWTEGAVRFAVRYASDTKLMESNRKIFS, encoded by the coding sequence ATGACTGAACGCAAACGCATACTTATTTTCATTGATTGGTTCCTGCCGGGAGAAAAAGCAGGAGGCCCTGTACGATCGTGTGCAAATCTCATGGAACAGCTCGGAAATGAATTCGATTTTTCAGTGGTGACAGCAGACACCGACTATACCGATCACATACCGTACAAAAATATTAAGAGTGATCAATGGAATATTCTTCCGGATGGCAAACGTGTTTATTACATTTCAAAAGGTGAATTGAAAAAGGAAACGATTGAAAAAATAATTCTGGATGAAAAACCCGGCATGGTCTATCTGAACGGGATATGGTCGCAGGCATTTACACACTGGCCCTTGCGCATAGCAAAAAAAAATAAAATAAGAACTGTTGTTGCGGTACGCGGAATGCTCGCCCCATCGGCGCTTGCGATAAGGAAAACGAAAAAGAATATTTTTCTTCTTCTTGCAAAACTCGGCAGACTTTTCAGCGCCGTAACTTTTCACGCTACAACAGAAAAAGAAAAAGAGGAAACGCGGAAAATATTCGGTAAAGTCAATGTACTCGTCGCTGGAAACCTGCCTCGCCGTTCGATAGTCAACGCGATAGCAAAAGATAAAAAGCGTGATAAATTGCGCCTCATTACGGTGGCAAGAATCGCTCCCGAAAAAAATATTCTTTTTGCACTTGAATCGCTCAGGCATGTTACAGCAAACGTCGCCGCCGATTTTTACGGCCCCGTTTATGATCATTCTTATTGGAAAGAGTGTGAAGCGATGGCGCGCCAGTTGCCGGCATGCGTGAATGTGGAATTTCATGAAGCCGTGGATTCCGATTCTATTCCCGCGCTTATGAGTGCGCACGATGTTCTTTTTCTTCCGACCAGAGGAGAAAATTTCGGCCATGTGATCATTGAGGCCATGCAGAATGGATTACCGGTTCTTATTTCCGATAAAACTCCGTGGAAATTTCTTGCGAAAAATTATGCAGGATGGGATCTTCCGCTGAATGATGCGAAAACTTTTGCGAGGAAAATAAATGAGATCGCGGAAATGGATGAACGCGCATTCCGGCCATGGACGGAAGGAGCTGTTCGTTTTGCAGTACGTTATGCGAGTGATACAAAGTTGATGGAAAGTAACAGAAAAATATTTTCCTGA
- a CDS encoding HlyC/CorC family transporter: MGSDLLLIFFLILINAFFVAAEFAIVKVRSSQIDLKVNQGSSRAKIVRHILNHLDAYLSATQLGITGASLILGVVGEPYVAAMLLKIFQKFHIVIQENLLHNIAFITGIVLITIFHMVLGEQVPKILSIRYSLETSLFVAYPLRLAYIIFAPFTWMVNKTTRIVLRLCGVKFSADHEAIHSEEELRLLLTESEEGGAIKQSEHELIQNVFEFDDRTVKSILVPRVKISAIDIDLQPDEILNKVIEEGYSRMPVYRDSLDNILGVIYSKDLLRLMKFGKMDRVSIEGIIRPAHFIPQSKHINDLLREFQTLHIQMAIVTNEFGGITGLVTMEDVIEELVGEIQDEYDEEKPVVEKKSDREFIVNAMSAILDVNDFLPIALPESEHYETVSGLMNYLFGRIPAVNEKKQFGGYEFLILKRFKHSVDTVKMTVLNDDQYDTEENS; the protein is encoded by the coding sequence ATGGGCAGCGATCTTCTTCTCATTTTTTTCCTCATTCTCATTAACGCATTTTTTGTTGCTGCGGAATTTGCTATTGTAAAAGTACGTTCATCACAGATTGACCTGAAAGTGAACCAGGGCAGCAGCCGGGCAAAGATCGTTCGTCATATTCTCAATCATCTCGACGCTTATCTATCGGCAACACAATTGGGGATCACCGGTGCCAGTCTTATTCTCGGTGTTGTGGGAGAACCTTACGTAGCTGCGATGCTTCTGAAAATTTTTCAGAAATTTCATATTGTTATCCAGGAAAATCTGCTTCACAATATTGCTTTCATCACCGGGATAGTACTGATCACAATATTTCATATGGTACTTGGTGAACAGGTTCCGAAAATTCTTTCCATCCGCTATTCACTCGAAACTTCTCTCTTCGTTGCTTATCCACTTCGTCTCGCCTATATTATTTTTGCGCCTTTCACCTGGATGGTGAATAAAACAACGCGCATAGTATTGCGATTGTGTGGTGTAAAATTTTCAGCTGATCATGAAGCGATCCATTCCGAAGAAGAATTGCGTTTACTGCTCACGGAAAGTGAAGAAGGCGGCGCCATCAAACAATCGGAGCATGAACTGATCCAGAATGTTTTTGAATTCGATGACCGCACGGTGAAAAGCATTCTTGTTCCAAGAGTGAAAATCTCGGCGATCGATATCGATCTTCAGCCCGATGAAATTTTAAATAAGGTGATCGAAGAAGGTTATTCGAGAATGCCGGTGTACAGGGATTCGCTCGATAATATTCTTGGCGTTATTTATTCGAAAGATCTTTTGCGGTTGATGAAATTCGGCAAGATGGATCGTGTTTCAATCGAAGGAATTATCCGCCCCGCACATTTTATTCCCCAAAGCAAACACATCAATGATCTGTTGCGGGAATTTCAAACACTCCATATCCAGATGGCGATCGTTACCAATGAATTCGGCGGGATCACCGGGCTTGTGACGATGGAAGATGTGATCGAAGAACTTGTGGGCGAGATCCAGGACGAATACGATGAGGAAAAACCAGTGGTTGAAAAAAAGAGCGATCGTGAATTTATTGTGAATGCCATGTCGGCAATTCTTGATGTGAATGATTTTCTGCCGATCGCTTTGCCGGAGAGTGAACATTATGAAACGGTTTCGGGGCTGATGAATTATTTATTCGGAAGGATTCCTGCGGTGAATGAAAAAAAACAATTCGGTGGTTATGAATTTCTGATCCTGAAAAGATTCAAGCACAGTGTTGATACCGTGAAGATGACCGTGCTGAATGATGATCAATATGACACCGAAGAAAATTCCTGA
- a CDS encoding methyltransferase domain-containing protein has product MTEVSSQKKIVPGMGVRKLTLADQLPDCEIFINENIYDLAEFCRGKNVVDIGCGYGRNRSIVEKAGGKWTGVEPFEGGAHTVVGDAENLPFENEMFDVAIMDAVLEHIPDVGKAFSEVARVLKQGGHFIGYVAYMECFHEISYSHLSFKALEHYSKINGMKLEKISGGKRFGIDYHKAVLFYPLPVKWVRPIRAAMIRNIIRIKSFFAFLGLKWRRKLPRAEAKKMAKMYFQLECLRQSVGFSYIIRKK; this is encoded by the coding sequence TTGACAGAAGTCTCTTCTCAGAAAAAAATTGTACCGGGAATGGGTGTTCGCAAACTCACACTCGCTGATCAGTTGCCCGATTGCGAAATTTTCATCAACGAAAATATTTATGATCTCGCGGAATTCTGTCGCGGGAAAAATGTGGTGGACATCGGTTGCGGGTATGGAAGGAACAGGTCCATCGTGGAGAAAGCCGGCGGAAAGTGGACGGGAGTAGAACCCTTCGAAGGCGGCGCACATACGGTGGTGGGCGATGCAGAAAATCTTCCGTTTGAAAATGAAATGTTTGATGTGGCGATCATGGATGCTGTGCTCGAACATATTCCTGATGTTGGGAAAGCATTCAGCGAAGTGGCGCGTGTTTTGAAACAGGGAGGGCATTTCATCGGCTACGTTGCCTACATGGAATGTTTTCATGAAATATCCTATTCGCATTTATCGTTCAAGGCGCTCGAACATTATTCGAAGATCAACGGAATGAAACTGGAAAAAATTTCCGGCGGAAAAAGATTTGGTATCGATTATCATAAAGCAGTTTTGTTTTATCCGCTTCCTGTGAAATGGGTGCGGCCCATAAGAGCGGCAATGATCAGGAATATCATCAGGATAAAATCTTTTTTTGCTTTTCTCGGATTGAAATGGAGAAGAAAATTGCCACGTGCTGAAGCGAAAAAAATGGCGAAGATGTATTTCCAGCTGGAATGTTTAAGGCAGTCCGTCGGCTTCAGCTATATCATTCGGAAAAAATGA
- a CDS encoding tetratricopeptide repeat protein has translation MKFHFIHILFFLLLLVAAKNSSAQKNKSDSIYRLLTKSPGDRSLRHDFMAAYRKFSADSALMYGERALKFSLAKKDSLAIADWYLYNAGSLDALERKQESKDEFLKSAAILRSQNDTFLLDDALNSLGFIETKEFHFKQAKDDLEEANAMRIRAHDTAGLAGNLLNIGYMYGAMGDYPRSLEYYYKALDWARLIENKDPTYMGKVLNNLGSIYMDQKKYKDAIGFFRQALIYKKKLGNKNDLASTYNNIGSNFMEQKQYDSALYYFRIALDLREQTHDSHGLAIIHNNVGQVFEEQGQLAKAEEEYRLALDLRESINDKNGILGSLTSLGKLLCKTNRSPEGISLLRRANDLAVQEGALSQRYDASLALAKGLNYAGQYQEGLQYSLLALDLKDSILNVAADENAAEMKARYDLDQSTRAIEKLKQDQKETALKNNAEQSRMLTLLISGSVVAVLIILFFFVRVRENRKARRVLQLANDEIGMKNKNITDSINYAKHIQLAVLPEKELLTQYFPDSFVLYKPKDIVSGDFFWIHPSENKIWFAVADCTGHGVPGAFMSVLGSSQLTNAVTESPHSTPSEILHRIDHGIRKQLHQDKAGSGSRDGMDIALCTWDQKKRELIFAGANRPVIIYRNTAQLEFLLPQKTAIGGMVDEEKNFSDQCIVLEKNNALYLYTDGFPDQFGGPKGKKFKSAQFRDLLVKFSSADMEHTGMELDQMFDEWKGELEQVDDVCVLGIRF, from the coding sequence TTGAAATTCCATTTTATTCATATCCTGTTTTTTCTTTTGCTGCTGGTTGCAGCGAAAAATTCTTCCGCGCAAAAAAATAAAAGCGATAGTATTTACCGGCTCCTTACAAAATCTCCCGGCGATCGTTCCCTTCGCCACGATTTCATGGCTGCCTACAGGAAATTCTCGGCCGACAGTGCGTTGATGTACGGAGAGCGTGCGCTGAAATTTTCATTGGCAAAAAAAGACAGTCTTGCCATCGCCGACTGGTATTTGTACAATGCCGGTTCACTCGATGCGCTCGAAAGAAAACAGGAAAGCAAAGATGAATTTTTGAAATCGGCCGCAATACTTCGTTCTCAGAATGATACTTTTCTTCTTGATGATGCGCTGAATTCTCTGGGCTTCATTGAAACCAAAGAATTTCATTTCAAACAGGCGAAAGATGATCTGGAAGAAGCGAATGCAATGCGCATACGCGCGCACGACACAGCGGGCCTTGCGGGAAATCTTCTGAACATCGGTTACATGTATGGTGCCATGGGCGATTACCCGCGATCACTCGAATATTATTACAAAGCGCTCGATTGGGCACGGCTCATTGAAAATAAAGATCCAACCTACATGGGCAAGGTGCTCAATAATCTCGGCTCTATTTATATGGATCAGAAAAAATACAAGGACGCGATCGGATTTTTTCGCCAGGCGCTCATTTATAAAAAGAAACTCGGAAATAAAAACGATCTCGCCAGCACGTATAATAATATCGGTTCCAATTTCATGGAACAGAAACAATATGATTCTGCATTGTATTATTTCCGCATTGCACTCGATCTGCGCGAACAGACGCACGACTCGCATGGACTGGCGATCATTCACAATAACGTGGGACAGGTTTTTGAAGAGCAGGGACAACTTGCAAAAGCAGAAGAGGAATACCGGCTTGCTCTTGATCTGCGCGAAAGCATCAACGATAAAAACGGAATACTGGGTTCACTTACTTCATTGGGGAAATTACTCTGTAAAACCAATCGTTCGCCGGAAGGAATTTCACTTTTGCGCAGGGCGAACGATCTTGCCGTGCAGGAAGGAGCGCTTTCACAACGGTACGATGCATCGCTTGCTTTGGCCAAAGGATTGAATTACGCCGGGCAATACCAGGAGGGCTTGCAGTATTCACTCCTTGCACTCGACCTGAAAGATTCTATTCTGAATGTGGCGGCCGATGAGAATGCTGCCGAAATGAAAGCGCGTTACGATCTTGATCAGTCCACACGCGCGATCGAAAAACTGAAACAGGATCAGAAAGAAACTGCATTGAAAAATAATGCCGAACAATCGCGCATGCTCACACTGCTCATCTCCGGAAGCGTAGTCGCGGTACTCATCATTCTTTTCTTTTTTGTGCGTGTGCGCGAGAACAGGAAAGCGAGAAGAGTGCTGCAACTTGCGAATGATGAGATCGGGATGAAAAATAAAAATATCACAGACAGTATCAATTACGCAAAACATATTCAGCTTGCTGTTTTACCGGAGAAAGAATTGCTCACACAATATTTTCCGGACAGTTTTGTTTTGTACAAACCGAAAGATATTGTTTCGGGCGATTTTTTCTGGATACATCCTTCAGAAAATAAAATATGGTTCGCGGTTGCAGATTGTACCGGGCATGGCGTTCCCGGCGCATTCATGAGTGTACTCGGTTCTTCACAGCTTACAAATGCAGTAACAGAATCTCCTCATTCAACTCCATCAGAAATTCTTCACCGCATCGATCATGGAATCCGCAAGCAGTTGCACCAGGACAAAGCAGGAAGCGGTTCGCGCGACGGAATGGATATTGCATTATGCACCTGGGATCAGAAAAAAAGGGAATTGATTTTTGCAGGCGCGAACAGGCCTGTGATCATTTACAGAAATACCGCTCAACTTGAATTTCTTCTGCCGCAAAAAACTGCCATCGGTGGAATGGTGGATGAAGAAAAGAATTTTTCCGATCAATGCATTGTACTCGAAAAAAATAATGCGCTCTATTTGTATACCGATGGATTTCCGGATCAGTTCGGCGGGCCGAAAGGAAAAAAATTCAAATCGGCGCAGTTCCGCGATCTGCTTGTGAAATTCTCATCGGCAGATATGGAACATACCGGGATGGAGCTTGATCAAATGTTTGATGAATGGAAAGGAGAACTCGAACAGGTGGATGATGTGTGCGTACTCGGCATCAGGTTCTGA
- the wcaF gene encoding colanic acid biosynthesis acetyltransferase WcaF, with product MAQVDLSTFNNSSFDPGASFIRRALWFRINAIFFNSRFPFCKFKKFLLRLFGAKVGKGVVIKPSVNIKSPWRLVIGDHAWIGEFVWIDNLVNVQIGNNCCLSQGAFLLTGNHDYKKTSFDLITGSIVLENGVWIGAKAVVCPGVTCHSHAVLTVGSVATDDLDANGIYQGNPAVKVRERKTG from the coding sequence ATGGCACAAGTTGATCTTTCTACGTTCAATAATTCTTCATTCGATCCAGGTGCTTCGTTCATTAGGCGGGCATTGTGGTTCCGTATCAATGCAATATTCTTCAATTCAAGATTTCCTTTCTGCAAATTCAAAAAATTTCTATTGCGTTTATTCGGTGCAAAAGTTGGAAAAGGTGTTGTCATAAAACCATCAGTGAATATTAAAAGCCCGTGGAGACTTGTAATAGGAGATCACGCGTGGATCGGTGAATTTGTGTGGATCGATAACCTGGTGAATGTGCAGATAGGAAATAATTGTTGTCTCTCGCAGGGCGCATTTCTGCTTACCGGGAATCACGACTACAAGAAAACCTCATTCGATCTCATTACGGGCAGTATCGTTCTTGAAAATGGTGTGTGGATAGGAGCGAAGGCAGTAGTTTGCCCTGGCGTTACCTGTCATTCCCACGCTGTGCTTACAGTAGGTTCCGTAGCGACTGATGATCTGGATGCGAATGGAATTTACCAGGGTAACCCTGCGGTGAAGGTGCGCGAAAGAAAAACAGGATAA
- a CDS encoding MerR family transcriptional regulator — translation MKTRFTLDFKVFSLMLKELRGIKRELRNLKSSGGGNSGEQPVRNISDKIHSSEVMRRLKISPATLIKYEKLGLLKFHKEGHVKVYSESEVVAFKKMKGRRKRLGKNFFKKKK, via the coding sequence ATGAAAACAAGATTCACACTCGACTTCAAAGTATTCAGCTTAATGCTGAAAGAACTCCGCGGAATAAAAAGAGAACTTCGCAACCTTAAAAGTTCAGGCGGCGGCAATTCCGGTGAGCAACCGGTAAGGAATATCTCCGACAAGATCCACAGTTCAGAAGTAATGAGAAGACTGAAGATCTCTCCTGCTACTTTAATTAAATATGAAAAACTCGGACTTCTTAAATTCCACAAAGAAGGACATGTTAAAGTTTATTCTGAATCCGAAGTGGTTGCTTTCAAAAAAATGAAAGGCAGAAGAAAACGTCTCGGAAAAAATTTCTTCAAGAAGAAAAAATAA
- a CDS encoding LysM peptidoglycan-binding domain-containing protein, producing the protein MKNKAEEKNIAGKERTMVRKYFPAALIFIFIIPLLHTRCTSALGQPGQDPNGTFHLKIDTAIDSSIHLEYDMIQFFDRDALDHFYKSWKNTKNKKMSIVHLGDSHLQSDIYPARIRRNFQRIHGDGGRGMVFPYSTAKTYSSLEYKTTHTGDWTYAKSLVLPPKLPLGVIGMTSNTVDSDASFTFTFDSAVPPSYDKLRIFCKKSHNSYDMQFTFAEKIILVPVDSVAGDSLPYIEIKMPKTDHVLSVKMVKNNPYESQFEFYGMSLETSSNTGMILHNCGVGGAKYESILYEDLFDQQLPALDPDLVIIDFGTNNYIYEDSIHPDMDSIIIATIQRVRKDVPEASIILTSTQDMVRKGHDMVCGEQFSDLVRGIARKYHCGFFDWYWISGGRGTMVKWGDKGFAQPDGIHLSIKGYKLKGDLFTNAVLQTIDWMDKNPAGDSIAFNMDSIKLLQKKLLVVDSTWNDYKTSGKTVIKHKVTRGQTLGGIANKYGVSVAQIKRWNNLHSDIIHSGQVLIIYKPKNCFVMRHFCPSFVAFLGRSRSTMACKMRLG; encoded by the coding sequence ATGAAAAATAAAGCAGAAGAAAAAAATATCGCCGGGAAGGAAAGAACGATGGTCCGAAAATATTTTCCTGCTGCACTTATTTTCATTTTCATCATTCCGCTCCTGCACACGCGTTGTACGAGTGCGCTCGGGCAGCCGGGACAGGATCCCAACGGAACTTTTCATCTGAAGATCGATACGGCCATCGATTCTTCCATTCATCTTGAGTACGACATGATCCAGTTCTTTGACCGCGATGCACTCGACCATTTTTATAAAAGCTGGAAGAACACAAAAAATAAAAAAATGTCCATCGTCCATCTCGGCGATTCTCATTTGCAATCTGATATTTATCCGGCGCGCATCCGCAGAAATTTTCAGCGCATCCACGGCGACGGTGGAAGAGGAATGGTGTTCCCCTACTCCACTGCAAAAACTTATTCCTCGCTCGAATATAAAACCACGCACACCGGCGACTGGACGTATGCGAAGAGTCTTGTCCTTCCCCCGAAACTTCCACTGGGCGTAATAGGAATGACCTCGAACACGGTGGACTCTGATGCTTCATTCACGTTTACTTTCGATTCTGCTGTTCCTCCTTCTTACGACAAGCTGCGTATCTTCTGCAAAAAATCGCACAACAGTTATGATATGCAATTCACTTTCGCTGAAAAGATCATTCTTGTTCCGGTAGATTCTGTTGCAGGTGATTCATTGCCTTACATTGAAATTAAAATGCCTAAGACCGATCATGTCCTGTCTGTGAAAATGGTAAAGAATAATCCGTACGAAAGCCAGTTTGAATTTTACGGAATGAGTTTGGAAACCTCTTCCAATACGGGAATGATCCTGCACAATTGCGGAGTTGGTGGAGCAAAATATGAATCGATCCTCTATGAAGATCTGTTCGATCAGCAATTACCCGCACTTGACCCGGATCTTGTGATCATTGATTTCGGAACAAATAACTATATCTACGAAGACAGTATTCATCCTGATATGGATAGTATTATTATTGCAACTATTCAGCGTGTGCGCAAAGATGTTCCCGAAGCTTCCATCATTCTCACAAGCACGCAGGATATGGTGCGCAAGGGTCATGATATGGTGTGCGGCGAACAATTCTCCGATCTCGTGCGTGGAATTGCACGCAAATATCACTGCGGGTTTTTCGACTGGTACTGGATATCCGGCGGACGCGGCACAATGGTGAAATGGGGTGATAAAGGATTTGCACAGCCCGACGGAATACACCTTTCCATAAAAGGATATAAACTGAAAGGAGATCTTTTTACCAATGCTGTTCTGCAAACAATAGACTGGATGGATAAAAATCCGGCAGGCGATTCCATCGCTTTCAATATGGACAGCATCAAACTCCTTCAGAAAAAATTATTAGTAGTCGATTCCACATGGAATGATTACAAAACGAGCGGAAAAACGGTGATCAAACATAAGGTTACGCGCGGGCAGACGCTGGGAGGCATAGCGAATAAGTATGGCGTATCTGTTGCGCAGATCAAGAGATGGAATAATCTTCACAGCGACATCATACATAGCGGGCAGGTGCTGATAATTTACAAGCCGAAAAACTGTTTTGTTATGCGCCATTTTTGTCCATCCTTCGTTGCATTTCTTGGCCGTAGTCGCTCCACTATGGCCTGCAAAATGCGCCTCGGCTGA